From Paenarthrobacter sp. A20:
GGCAAAGTCATCACCTCACGCTGGCCCGAACCCACCCACGCCTCCGGCGCCTCCTACAACTTCCCCTCCAACTAGCAGCCCCAGCAGAAAGACAACGCTGTCATGACTGATGTCGAGAACAAGCTGATCATCGGCACCGCCCCCGACTCCTGGGGCGTATGGTTTGCCGACGACCCGCAGCAGACACCGTGGGAACGGTTCCTGGACGAGGTTGCAGAGTCCGGCTACAAATGGATTGAACTGGGTCCGTACGGCTACCTGCCGAACGACCCCACCCGCCTGGCAGAAGAACTCAAGCAGCGTGACCTCCAGGTCACCGCAGGAACGGTCTTCACGGCCTTCCACCGCGGCGCCAAGCAGTATGACGAAGCGTGGGAACCGGCGCGCAAGGTAGCCGAACTGACAGCAGCCATGGGCGGCGAACACATCGTCGTGATCCCCGCGATGTGGCGTGACGATGTCACGGGCGAAGCCGTGGAAAACGGTGAACTCACGGGCGGGCAGTGGGCCGACCTCTTCGCCGGCCACAATCGCATGGGCAGAGTCCTGCTGGAGGACTTCGGCCTGCACCAGCAGTTCCACTCCCACGCCGACTCGCACGTCGGTGCGCAGAAGGACATCGAGACCCTGCTGGCGGCGACCGATCCGCAGTACCTGAACCTCTGCCTGGACACGGGACATGCTGAATACTGCGGAGCTTCCAGCCTGGAACTCATCAAGAACTACCCGGACCGCATCGGCTACCTGCACCTCAAGCAGATTAACCCTGGGATCCTGGCCGAGGTCAATGAGAAGAACATGACCTGGGCAGCTGCCAACCTGGCCGGCGTCATGACTGAGCCGCCGAACGGCCTCCCGGACCTGCGTGCCGTCATTGAAGCTGTGGAAGCGCTCAACCGGCCGATCTTCGGCATCGTGGAGCAGGACATGTACCCGGTAGCGTTCGATGTGCCGATGCCCATCGCCAAGCGCACCCGCAATTACCTGCTTTCCTGCGGATCCCGCACCCGCGTCCAGTAATACGGCCAGTAACGCCGTTCCAGCCAAGAACCCCACGAAGGACAGATACAGTGACAAAGACTCTCCGCGTTGCCGTTATCGGCGCAGGCCGCATGGGTGCGGATCACATCAAGCGCCTCAGTACCCGCATCCACGGCGCTGAAGTGGCCGCCGTCGTCGACGTCGACCTTGCACGCGCACAGGTTGCCATCGAAGGCATTGATGGCGCCGTGGCGCTGGCCAGTGCCGACGAGGCACTCAACAACGGCGACGTCAACGCCGTGCTGATTGCTACCCCGGGATTTCTCCACGAGGAGATTCTTTACAAGGCCTTGGAGAAGGACTTCCCGATCCTGTGCGAGAAGCCGCTGACGCCGGATGCCCACAGCGCATGGAAGGTGGTCCAGGCTGAGCAGGCGCTCGGGCACAAGCGCATTCAGGTGGGCTTCATGCGCCGCTTCGATGCCGAGTACTCGGCGTTGGGTGCGATCATCCGCAACAGCGATTTGGGGGAGCTGTTGATGTTGCACCACCAGCACCGCAATCCGACCACCCCTGAGGGCTTCACCAACGAGATGCTGATCAATG
This genomic window contains:
- a CDS encoding sugar phosphate isomerase/epimerase: MTDVENKLIIGTAPDSWGVWFADDPQQTPWERFLDEVAESGYKWIELGPYGYLPNDPTRLAEELKQRDLQVTAGTVFTAFHRGAKQYDEAWEPARKVAELTAAMGGEHIVVIPAMWRDDVTGEAVENGELTGGQWADLFAGHNRMGRVLLEDFGLHQQFHSHADSHVGAQKDIETLLAATDPQYLNLCLDTGHAEYCGASSLELIKNYPDRIGYLHLKQINPGILAEVNEKNMTWAAANLAGVMTEPPNGLPDLRAVIEAVEALNRPIFGIVEQDMYPVAFDVPMPIAKRTRNYLLSCGSRTRVQ
- a CDS encoding Gfo/Idh/MocA family protein, which gives rise to MTKTLRVAVIGAGRMGADHIKRLSTRIHGAEVAAVVDVDLARAQVAIEGIDGAVALASADEALNNGDVNAVLIATPGFLHEEILYKALEKDFPILCEKPLTPDAHSAWKVVQAEQALGHKRIQVGFMRRFDAEYSALGAIIRNSDLGELLMLHHQHRNPTTPEGFTNEMLINDSVVHEFDAIRYFTGEEITSVQVRLGKATRNAPNGQHDPQHVLLETESGVLADVEIYVNAKFGYQVATQASFEDGIVSIGGDSGPYVQSSGKWGGNVTPGFEERFGAAYDVEVQAWVDAALRGDIGGPTAWDGYATAACCEAGIEAQKSGEKVKVQLNTKPDLYK